Within the Deltaproteobacteria bacterium genome, the region ACCTCCCCGACGGGCGGCTCGGCCGCCTCTACCGCCGATGGGCCGAGGGCGGCACCGGGGTGCTGGTCACCGGCAACGTGATGATCGATCCGCGGGCGCTGGGTGAGCCGGGCAACGTGGTGCTGGAGGCGGGCGCGCCGCTGGAGGCCTTCGCGGCCTGGGCCGAGGCGGCGAGCGCGGATGAGACGAAGGTCTGGATGCAGCTCAACCATCCGGGCAAGCAGGCCTTCCCCCTGCGCAACCCCGATCCGGTCGCGCCCTCGGCCATCGGCTTCGAGGGGCCGCTGAAGAAGGCCTTCCCGGTGCCCCGGGCGCTCGAGGCCTCGGAGATCCGCGAGCAGATCGAGCGCTTCGCCACCGCCGCGGCGCTGGCCGAGGAGGCAGGCTTCCACGGCGCGCAGATCCACGGCGCCCACGGCTACCTCGTCAGTCAGTTCCTCTCGCCCCGCCACAACCGGCGGGAGGACGAGTGGGGCGGCTCGCTCGAGAACCGGATGCGCTTCGCGCTGGAGATCTTCCGCGCGATCCGCGCGCGGGTGCGGCGCGGCTTCGCCGTGACCATCAAGCTGAACTCGGCCGACTTCCAGCGCGGCGGCTTCAGCGAGGAAGAGGCCCTGGAGGTCGTCGCCCGCCTGGGCGAGGAGGGCATCGATCTCATCGAGATCTCCGGCGGCACCTACGAGGCGCCGGCGATGACCGGCTCCCGCCGCAAGGAGCCGATCGCCGAGAGCACGCGGGCCCGGGAGGCCTACTTCCTCGACTTCGCCCGGAAGGCCCGCGAGGCCACCGCCGCGCCGCTCGCCCTCACGGGGGGCTTTCGCACCGCGGCGGTGATGGAGGAGGCCCTCGCCTCGGGAGCCATCGATCTCGTCGGCCTGGCGCGCCCCCTGGCCATGGATCCCGACGCCTCGAGGAAGCTCCTCGCGGGGGAGGCGACCGTGCCGGTCCCGGCCCGGGTCGGCACCGGCCTGCGCGCCCTCGACACCCTCCTGATGTTCTCCGTCACCTACTACGAGGCGCAGCTCTCCCGGATGGCCGCGGGCAAGGAGCCCGACCCCGGGCTCTCCCCCTGGCGGGTCGCCGCCGGCCTGCTCGGCCACCACGGCCTCCACGCCCTGCGCCCCCGCCGCGCCCGCGGATGAGAGGAGGGCCGCGATGAGGTGTGAGACCTGCGGCGAGGAGCACGCCCTGCTGGACCCCGCCTTCCGGCGTCCCGACGCGGTGGTGCTGATGCCCCCCGGCGAGCGCGCCGAGCGGGTGAAGGAGGACGACGACCTCTGCGCCATCCGGGCCGCCGAGAAGGGGAAGCGGCACTGGTACTACGTGCGCTGCGTCCTGCCGGTGCGGATCCACGACCGGGACGAGGTCCTGATGTGGGGGATCTGGGCGGAGGTCTCGGAGGAGGACTTCGAGCGCGTGGTGGATCACTGGGAGGACCCGGCGCAGGAGCGGCTGCCGGCGATGGAGGCGAAGCTCGCCAACACCATCCCCGGCTACCCCCCCACGGTGGGGCTGCCGGTGCACCTGCGGCTGACCGGGCCGGCCACCCGGCCCGAGCTCGTCATCGCCCCGGAGGCCGATCACCCCTTCGCCACCCTCCTGCGGGAGGGGGTCGACGCCCACACCGTCGCCGGCTGGATGGCGACGATGGGCGGCGAGGGGAGGGGCGGCGGCTGATGGGCCTCTTCGACTGGTTCAAGAAGAGGAAGGCGCCCCCCGCGGCGGCGCCGGCCCCCTGGCCCGGCCCCGACCCGCGGCCCACCGGCGCCCTGCCGGCGCAGGAGCAGCTGGCCTTCGGCCACGAGGTGGAGGGTGAGCGGCGCGTCCACTGGGTCTCGATCGAACACGAGCTGACCCGGGACGCGCTCGAGGCCCGGCTCGCCGAGGTCCCGGGGCTGACCCTGCCCCCCGAGGAGGAGCCCCCCTCCTTCGACCTGAGCCCCGGCGCCGGGCCGGACGCCCTGCGCCTCTTCACCGAGCACCACGCTGCCCTCATGCGGGCCATCGAGGCCCACGACCGGGAGCGGGGCGAGCCCGGGGACGATCTGCTCGCGCCGCCCCCCGGCGGGCCGCGCCGGATGTGGCTGGTGAACGGCGAGGGGCGCGAGCTGGAGGTGGTCTACCGGAGTGAGGGGGCCACCCTCACCGTGATCTTCACCCTCGGCGAACCCGGCTACCGCTTCGAGTGGGAGGACGGCTTCTGCTTCGAGCTGCCCGGCGATCCTCCCCGCGTGCACCGCTGGTCGCTACGCGAGGGCTGACCGCTCCTCCTCGGTGCGGTGGAAGAGGGCGTAGTCGATCATCAGGCGGCCGTCGGGCAGCTCGCTGATCACGTCCACGAAGCGGTGACCGGCCTTGAGGTCCTCCAGCCGGTAGATGTGGCGGACGTAGGTGGTCTGCCCGTAGGTGCCGTCGTGGCCCTTGAGCGTCGCGATG harbors:
- a CDS encoding NADH:flavin oxidoreductase/NADH oxidase family protein; this translates as MSGARLGDALTLPCGQEVKNRLLKSAMSEGLGARGHLPDGRLGRLYRRWAEGGTGVLVTGNVMIDPRALGEPGNVVLEAGAPLEAFAAWAEAASADETKVWMQLNHPGKQAFPLRNPDPVAPSAIGFEGPLKKAFPVPRALEASEIREQIERFATAAALAEEAGFHGAQIHGAHGYLVSQFLSPRHNRREDEWGGSLENRMRFALEIFRAIRARVRRGFAVTIKLNSADFQRGGFSEEEALEVVARLGEEGIDLIEISGGTYEAPAMTGSRRKEPIAESTRAREAYFLDFARKAREATAAPLALTGGFRTAAVMEEALASGAIDLVGLARPLAMDPDASRKLLAGEATVPVPARVGTGLRALDTLLMFSVTYYEAQLSRMAAGKEPDPGLSPWRVAAGLLGHHGLHALRPRRARG
- a CDS encoding DUF2199 domain-containing protein: MRCETCGEEHALLDPAFRRPDAVVLMPPGERAERVKEDDDLCAIRAAEKGKRHWYYVRCVLPVRIHDRDEVLMWGIWAEVSEEDFERVVDHWEDPAQERLPAMEAKLANTIPGYPPTVGLPVHLRLTGPATRPELVIAPEADHPFATLLREGVDAHTVAGWMATMGGEGRGGG